The following are encoded in a window of Planctomyces sp. SH-PL62 genomic DNA:
- a CDS encoding PQQ-binding-like beta-propeller repeat protein encodes MPWKRRVIALALLASIAPTTFGRDADEAEARPEPPDKVSNDDPGRPLQMPPATTEVKEALEDFERFRKRGAWERALKALYSINDDQALRFVDGSDGFIIPVARKRREVLTALPPEGQAAYRLFYDAEARKLFEQAQGDAEQANLERIYSAYFTTTVGAAAADRLGDLDFEQGRFDRAADCWLSILRDRPDADVPAATVAVKAAIALFRAGRRSEFDQLRAEIEDRHRDEPTTLGGETATPPEWLRRLVDAPAPDTAASEGSERKDGQSDAPLELADPATPAWQFRIADSIEAGMGPVELNQWRSSPLNSARPAAAVDGKTLYLNYLGRILAIDLESGRLRWRTESFHQVEQLSSQPAGQMLDPTRFAILARGERLWTVSRDMKDQNYMPAFRLECRRAEDGEVVWKLADLPEYAGYAPSGPPILEDGKLFVPVKIQQNQPLPEQWVLALRPEDGRLIWKTQVAVSRQGQPMYSYYNRPDQSPQVRLLLKSGALYVDTHVGLLARLDADSGMLDWGYGYETAPVETERYFFYGNQTQEPQAAGEPPREHGDALVFKGVQSSRIYAIDPNRMTVAWRRPFGKASRVLGADDRSIYLGGEELAALDAQTRTLSWATRLPGGSLQGSVLIGANGVWQATPRGVFELDPATGRVRRIFRGEDLGAETGDLILAGDRLLTISNRAITAYPRRPADAREASRPDPPANPPQEDPSR; translated from the coding sequence ATGCCCTGGAAGCGACGCGTCATCGCGCTGGCCCTGCTCGCTTCGATCGCGCCGACGACGTTCGGCCGGGACGCCGATGAGGCCGAGGCCCGGCCGGAGCCTCCGGACAAGGTCTCGAACGACGACCCCGGTCGCCCGTTGCAGATGCCGCCGGCGACCACCGAGGTCAAGGAGGCGCTCGAGGATTTCGAGCGGTTTCGGAAGCGAGGCGCGTGGGAACGGGCCCTCAAGGCGCTCTACTCGATCAACGACGACCAGGCCCTCCGATTCGTCGACGGCTCGGACGGGTTCATCATCCCCGTGGCGAGGAAGCGCCGCGAGGTCCTGACCGCCCTCCCCCCCGAGGGCCAGGCCGCCTACCGTCTGTTCTACGACGCCGAGGCTCGTAAGCTGTTCGAGCAGGCCCAGGGGGACGCCGAGCAGGCGAACCTGGAGCGGATCTACTCGGCCTACTTCACGACGACGGTCGGGGCCGCGGCCGCTGATCGGCTGGGCGACCTCGACTTCGAGCAGGGCCGGTTCGACCGCGCGGCCGACTGCTGGCTCTCCATCCTCCGCGACCGCCCCGACGCCGACGTCCCCGCCGCGACGGTCGCCGTCAAGGCCGCGATCGCCCTCTTCCGGGCCGGCCGACGATCGGAGTTCGACCAACTCCGGGCCGAGATCGAGGATCGCCACCGCGACGAGCCCACGACCCTCGGCGGCGAGACCGCCACGCCCCCCGAATGGCTCCGCCGCCTCGTCGACGCCCCGGCCCCGGACACCGCCGCCTCGGAGGGATCGGAGCGTAAGGACGGTCAGTCCGACGCGCCGCTCGAACTGGCCGATCCCGCCACGCCCGCCTGGCAGTTCAGGATCGCCGACTCGATCGAGGCGGGGATGGGCCCCGTCGAGCTCAATCAGTGGCGTTCCAGCCCGCTCAACTCGGCCCGGCCCGCCGCGGCCGTGGATGGGAAGACGCTCTATCTAAACTACCTGGGGCGAATCCTGGCGATCGACCTGGAGTCGGGCCGGCTGCGATGGCGGACCGAATCATTCCATCAGGTCGAGCAGCTCTCGTCGCAGCCCGCCGGCCAGATGCTCGACCCCACCCGGTTCGCGATCCTGGCGCGCGGCGAACGGCTCTGGACCGTCTCGCGGGATATGAAGGATCAGAACTACATGCCGGCGTTCCGGCTCGAATGCCGGCGGGCCGAGGACGGCGAGGTCGTCTGGAAGCTGGCGGACCTGCCCGAATACGCGGGCTACGCACCGTCGGGACCGCCGATCCTGGAGGACGGCAAGCTGTTCGTCCCGGTCAAGATCCAGCAGAACCAGCCGCTCCCCGAGCAATGGGTCCTGGCGCTCCGGCCCGAGGACGGCCGCCTGATCTGGAAGACGCAGGTCGCCGTCTCGCGCCAGGGCCAGCCGATGTACTCGTACTACAACCGCCCCGATCAATCGCCCCAGGTCCGGCTGCTCCTGAAGTCCGGGGCGCTGTACGTCGACACCCACGTCGGCCTTCTGGCCCGGCTCGACGCCGATTCCGGGATGCTCGACTGGGGATACGGCTACGAGACGGCCCCGGTGGAGACGGAACGCTACTTTTTCTACGGCAACCAGACTCAAGAGCCCCAGGCGGCCGGCGAGCCCCCACGCGAGCACGGCGACGCGCTCGTGTTCAAGGGGGTCCAGTCGAGCCGGATTTACGCGATCGACCCCAACCGGATGACGGTCGCGTGGCGACGGCCGTTCGGCAAGGCGTCCCGCGTGCTCGGGGCCGACGACCGCTCGATCTATCTCGGCGGCGAGGAGCTGGCCGCTCTCGACGCGCAGACCCGGACGCTCTCCTGGGCGACGCGACTTCCCGGCGGCAGCCTCCAGGGTTCCGTCCTGATCGGCGCCAACGGCGTCTGGCAGGCGACGCCCCGGGGCGTCTTCGAACTCGACCCCGCCACGGGGCGGGTGCGGCGGATCTTCCGGGGTGAGGACCTCGGCGCCGAGACGGGCGATCTGATCCTGGCCGGCGACCGGCTGCTGACCATTTCCAACCGCGCGATCACCGCCTACCCGAGGCGGCCGGCGGACGCCCGCGAGGCGTCGCGACCGGACCCGCCGGCGAATCCCCCGCAGGAGGACCCCTCGCGATGA
- a CDS encoding SIMPL domain-containing protein (The SIMPL domain is named for its presence in mouse protein SIMPL (signalling molecule that associates with mouse pelle-like kinase). Bacterial member BP26, from Brucella, was shown to assemble into a channel-like structure, while YggE from E. coli has been associated with resistance to oxidative stress.) yields MKPPRASWKSAAHPPAWLASAALACAFVGFGPIAPSPAAAQVPAGAQEAEGLWVLGKGTASARPSLVEIDLDVSAAAELTGDAIVKFRDAKKRVHDAFAALKLPGVTIDERGLLLDQKGAAFNPYMMDYGVQSKARSEVQLSRKLVVKATGIQAMEEEAVLQLVGRLLDVAQDAGAHVGPPGNAAMMAYRFGTTSTTALVRFVVEDHEALREQAYAKAAADARGRAERLARLNGVTLGPVLSVREVPTASNSGSGSSQSIYALMYGIAPSQATDDDADDRLTTAKFQEVPIHVELQVRFAIAPVDPKTIRSEGIKP; encoded by the coding sequence ATGAAGCCCCCCCGCGCGTCCTGGAAATCCGCCGCGCACCCCCCGGCCTGGCTTGCGTCGGCGGCCCTCGCCTGCGCGTTCGTCGGCTTCGGACCGATCGCGCCTTCGCCCGCCGCCGCCCAGGTCCCGGCCGGGGCCCAGGAAGCCGAAGGCCTCTGGGTTCTGGGCAAAGGGACGGCGTCGGCCCGGCCGAGCCTCGTCGAGATCGACCTGGACGTCTCCGCCGCCGCCGAGCTGACCGGCGACGCCATCGTGAAGTTCCGGGACGCCAAGAAGCGCGTCCACGACGCCTTCGCGGCCCTGAAGCTCCCGGGCGTGACCATCGACGAACGCGGGCTCCTCCTGGACCAGAAAGGGGCGGCGTTCAACCCCTACATGATGGATTACGGGGTCCAGTCCAAGGCCAGGAGCGAGGTCCAGCTCTCGCGCAAGCTGGTGGTGAAGGCGACCGGAATCCAGGCGATGGAGGAGGAGGCGGTCCTCCAGCTCGTCGGCCGGCTGCTCGACGTCGCGCAGGACGCCGGGGCGCACGTGGGCCCGCCGGGCAACGCCGCGATGATGGCCTATCGCTTCGGGACCACGTCGACGACCGCCCTCGTCCGCTTCGTCGTCGAGGACCACGAAGCGCTCAGGGAACAGGCCTACGCCAAGGCCGCGGCCGACGCCCGCGGCCGCGCCGAGCGGCTCGCCCGGCTCAACGGCGTGACCCTCGGCCCGGTGCTCTCCGTCCGCGAGGTCCCGACGGCCTCGAACTCGGGCTCGGGCTCGTCGCAGTCGATCTACGCCCTGATGTACGGCATCGCCCCGTCCCAGGCGACGGACGACGACGCCGACGACCGGCTGACGACCGCGAAGTTCCAGGAGGTGCCGATCCACGTCGAACTCCAGGTCCGGTTCGCGATCGCGCCGGTCGATCCCAAGACGATCCGCTCCGAGGGCATCAAGCCATGA
- a CDS encoding prenyltransferase/squalene oxidase repeat-containing protein, whose translation MHGHGFALMFLASVYGMITKEALRKQVQTAVRKAVVLTSQGQSGAGGWTYTPGSGDEGSVTVTQVQALRAAQNAGFLVPQAVIEEAVKYLDKCRTPEGGIQYSLSSPTGPRLAISAAAVATLYNAGQFDGPIATDCLKYVWDQFRANEQWSKGGGHDYYAHLYASQGFYMAGDAYWDEYFPKARDQLIAQQQPDGSWQGDGIGQVFGTSVATIILQLPFKFLPVFQR comes from the coding sequence ATGCACGGCCACGGCTTCGCGCTCATGTTCCTGGCCAGCGTCTACGGCATGATCACCAAGGAGGCCCTGCGCAAGCAGGTGCAGACGGCCGTCCGCAAGGCCGTCGTCCTCACCAGCCAGGGCCAGAGCGGCGCCGGCGGCTGGACGTACACCCCCGGCTCCGGCGACGAAGGGTCGGTGACCGTCACCCAGGTCCAGGCGCTCCGCGCCGCCCAGAACGCCGGCTTCCTGGTCCCGCAGGCGGTGATCGAGGAGGCGGTGAAGTACCTGGACAAGTGCCGCACGCCCGAGGGGGGCATCCAGTACTCGCTCTCCAGCCCCACCGGGCCCCGGTTGGCGATCTCGGCCGCCGCCGTCGCCACCCTCTACAACGCCGGCCAGTTCGACGGCCCCATCGCCACCGACTGCCTGAAATACGTCTGGGACCAGTTCCGAGCCAACGAACAGTGGAGCAAGGGAGGCGGGCACGACTACTACGCCCACCTCTACGCCTCTCAGGGCTTCTACATGGCCGGCGACGCCTACTGGGACGAGTACTTCCCCAAGGCCCGAGACCAGCTCATCGCCCAGCAGCAGCCCGACGGCTCCTGGCAAGGCGACGGAATCGGCCAGGTTTTCGGTACGTCCGTCGCGACGATCATCCTTCAACTGCCGTTCAAATTCCTCCCGGTCTTCCAGCGCTGA